CCGATGCGCTGGCCTATGCCGAATGGGCCGGCAAGGCGCTGCCGACCGAGGCGGAATGGGAATTCGCCGCGCGCGGCGGGCTCGCGGGCGCGGAATTTGCCTGGGGCGACAGCCTGACGCCGGACGGCCGGCACATGGCGAATACCTGGCAGGGCGCCTTTCCCTTCGTCAACGACCTCGAGGACGGTTTCGCCCGCACCTCTCCGGTCGGTAGTTTCCCGGCCAATGGCTACGGGCTGTTCGACATGATCGGCAATGTCTGGGAATGGACGGTGGACGAATACGCCGCGCCCCGGGCCGAGCCGGCGCGCAGCTGCTGCCGCAAGCCGGCGGCGGCGGCCGGCAGCACCGAGACCAAGGTCATCAAGGGCGGCTCCTATCTCTGCGCGCCGAACTATTGCCAGCGCTACCGTCCCGCCGCCCGCCACCCGCAGCAGACCGACATGACCACCGGCCATCTGGGCTTTCGCTGCATCCGGCGGCTATAGCGGGCTGCCGGAAAGGGTTCCGAACGGCCGCCGAGGCGGAAATCGTTCCGGATTCGGCAAAGCTCGCCTGAAAATGGGGGCTTCCGGTCGGTTTCAGGCGGTTGTCCCGGTCCCCCGGCCCGGGCTCTCCGGTCGGGCGGAGTTTTTCAGCAGCCTTGTAGCCGCGCGGCGGGCGCGGTCAGCTCCCGCCGCCGCCAGCGGGCTAGACCCGCTCCAGCGCGATGGCGATGCCCTGGCCGACGCCGATGCACATGGTCGAAAGCGACCGCCGCCCGCCCGTCAGCGCCAATTCCAGCGCCGCCGTGCCGGTGATCCGGGCGCCGGACATGCCCAAGGGATGCCCCAGCGCGATGGCGCCGCCGTTCGGATTCACGCGCGGATCGTCTTCGGCGATGCCCAGCTGGCGCAGCGTGGCGATGCCTTGCGCGGCAAAGGCCTCATTGAGCTCGATCACGTCGAAATCCGCCGCGGTCAGGCCTAGCCGGTCCATCAGCTTCTGCGACGCCGGCGCCGGGCCGATGCCCATGATGCGCGGCGGCACCCCCGCCGTCGCCCCGCCCAGCACGCGGGCGATGGGGGTCAGCCCGTGCTTCTTCGCCGCCGCCTCCGAGGCCAGGATCAGCGCCGCCGCCCCGTCGTTCACCCCCGAGGCATTGCCGGCCGTGACCGAGCCGTTCGGGAACAGCGGCCGCAGCTTGGCCAGCGCCTCGGCCGTGGTGGCGCGGGGA
This window of the Paracoccus sp. N5 genome carries:
- a CDS encoding formylglycine-generating enzyme family protein — its product is MTLARHPDLGDMLPVPGGRFLMGSDRFYPEERPVRPAEVGAFLIDRHPVTNAAFARFVAATGHVTQAERPQPHPSIPGRMVEPCSAVFTPPLPGMVLKGPASWWRLVPGACWKHPAGPGSDLAGIEDHPVVHVALADALAYAEWAGKALPTEAEWEFAARGGLAGAEFAWGDSLTPDGRHMANTWQGAFPFVNDLEDGFARTSPVGSFPANGYGLFDMIGNVWEWTVDEYAAPRAEPARSCCRKPAAAAGSTETKVIKGGSYLCAPNYCQRYRPAARHPQQTDMTTGHLGFRCIRRL